The Sylvia atricapilla isolate bSylAtr1 chromosome 3, bSylAtr1.pri, whole genome shotgun sequence genome has a window encoding:
- the POLH gene encoding DNA polymerase eta isoform X2: protein MRLGKHGDTGRTRAPRTVAAGTRARPTAPWTTTTPGVPHAESTGAAKRRPKAGLSAPPSGRLFNHSLSRAGASGGGGMSRGRERVVALVDMDCFFMQVEQRLDPQLRGRPCAVVQYTEWQGGGIIAVSYEARAFGVSRGMWASEARALCPELALARVPQARGKADLTRYREASAEVMQVLSRFAAIERASIDEAYLDLTGSARHRLRELRGRPLPAELLPSTFVQGLPGEAGPDPGGNGTRRDDPGGKEELRQRGLDEWLASLSFDNPDCPDLQLTMGAIIVEEIRVAVEAATGFRCSAGISHNKTLAKLACGLNKPNRQTLVSARFVPQLFSKLPVSSIRNLGGKLGTAITDILGVEYIGELTQFSETELQTHFGDKTGSWLYDLCRGIEEEPVKNRYLPQSIGCSKNFPGKSALATQKANHRVARQLMVVIRQQGDTRVSRLCALSRYDAQKMCNDAFTLIQNCNVAGAHQAAWSPPLISVQLSASKFSEPVTLSTGIATFLTGDTQPDGTATTSQNTTSCGRAGVKFFRSPSKEFRQKPASAIESFFQKAAERQLSQAAAANSLPTGATAVPRSPEHRERAAVGLPVGLPSVQCDLESPVKQSPSNASPASPYERLPRERLSSEATQTPSTPPSSRTLLKLQPAMEENEQNLPPSPGLTLLPPASPSDQQRCEKCGQLVLVWEFPEHMDYHFALELQSSFLEPSPTMAPEAAPSAKAVTSRSPAKAKNKLKTPAGSSAKRPKEGVTRTLDFFFKPLPP, encoded by the exons ATGCGCCTTGGGAagcacggggacacggggagaaCGCGGGCGCCGCGCACCGTCGCGGCGGGGACACGCGCACGCCCCACCGCACCCTGGACAACTACGACTCCCGGCGTGCCCCACGCGGAAAGTACGGGTGCCGCAAAGCGGCGGCCGAAGGCGGGGCTCTCCGCCCCACCGAGCGGGCGGTTATTCAATCATTCACTCAGTCGGGCGGGAGCCAGTGGCGGCGGCGGGATGTcgcggggccgggagcgcgTGGTGGCCCTGGTAGACATGGACTGCTTCTTCATGCAGGTGGAGCAGCGCCTCGACCCGCAGCTGCGCGGCCGGCCTTGCGCCGTGGTGCAGTACACCGAGTGGCAGGGCGGCGG GATCATCGCGGTGAGCTACGAGGCACGCGCGTTTGGGGTGTCCCGCGGAATGTGGGCGTCGGAGGCGCGGGCGCTGTGCCCCGAGCTGGCGCTGGCCCGGGTGCCGCAGGCGCGGGGCAAGGCGGACCTCACACG GTACCGGGAGGCCAGCGCCGAGGTGATGCAGGTGCTGTCGCGATTCGCCGCCATCGAGCGCGCGAGCATCGACGAGGCGTACCTGGACCTGACGGGCAGCGCGCGCCACCGGCTGCGCGAGCTGCGTgggcgccccctgccggccgagctgctccccagcacctTCGTGCAGGGACTGCCCGGAGAGGCCGGCCCCGATCCCGGCGGGAACGGCACGCGCCGAGATGATCCCGGCGGGAAGG AGGAGCTGCGGCAACGTGGTTTGGACGAGTGGCTGGCGTCCCTGTCTTTCGATAACCCTGACTGCCCTGACCTGCAGCTGACCATGGGTGCAATAATTGTGGAAGAAATTAGGGTGGCCGTGGAAGCAGCTACCGGCTTCAGGTGTTCAGCTGGCATCTCGCACAACAAG ACCCTGGCAAAACTGGCCTGTGGGTTGAACAAGCCCAACCGCCAGACACTGGTGTCTGCACGATTTGTGCCGCAGCTCTTCAGCAAACTGCCCGTCAGCAGCAT CCGTAACCTGGGAGGCAAGCTTGGCACTGCTATCACAGACATCCTGGGAGTAGAGTACATCGGGGAGCTGACGCAGTTCAGTGAGACTGAGCTACAGACACATTTTGGAGACAAAACTGG GTCTTGGCTCTATGACTTGTGCAGAGGAATTGAAGAGGAACCTGTAAAAAACCGGTACCTGCCCCAGTCTATTGGCTGCAGCAAGAACTTCCCTGGGAAGTCAGCCCTGGCCACACAGAAGGCG AACCACCGCGTGGCCCGGCAGCTGATGGTGGTGATCCGCCAGCAAGGGGACACCCGGGTGTCACGTCTCTGCGCCCTGTCCCGCTACGACGCACAGAAAATGTGCAACGATGCCTTCACCCTCATCCAAAACTGCAACGTGGCTGGGGCTCACCAGGCAGCATG GTCTCCACCGCTGATTTCAGTGCAACTCTCAGCAAGCAAGTTCTCAGAGCCTGTCACCCTCTCTACAGGCATTGCCACCTTCCTGACAGGTGATACCCAGCCTGatggcactgccaccaccagccaAAACACCACATCTTGTGGGAGGGCTGGGGTCAAGTTCTTTAGGAGCCCAAGCAAAGAGTTTCGGCAGAAGCCAGCTAGTGCTATTGAGTCATTCTtccaaaaggcagcagaacGGCAGCtgtcacaggcagcagcagcaaacagcttgCCCACTGGTgccactgctgtgcccagaTCCCCAGAGCACCGAGAGAGAGCTGCTGTTGGCTTGCCTGTTGGACTTCCCTCTGTGCAGTGTGACCTGGAGTCCCCTGTGAAGCAGAGTCCCAGCAATGCCAGCCCCGCTTCTCCGTACGAGAGGCTTCCCCGGGAGAGGTTGTCATCAGAGGCTACACAAACACCCTCAACTCCACCCAGCTCCAGGACCCTTCTGAAATTACAACCAGCTATGGAGGAAAATGAGCAGAATCTGCCACCCTCTCCTGGGCTcaccctgctgcctcctgcctctccaAGTGACCAGCAGCGCTGTGAGAAGTGTGGCCAACTTGTGCTGGTGTGGGAGTTCCCAGAGCACATGGACTACCACTTTGCTCTGGAGCTGCAAAGCTCTTTCCTGGAGCCCAGCCCTACCATGGCTCCagaagcagctcccagtgcaAAGGCTGTGACTTCCAGATCTCCTGCCAAAGCAAAGAACAAGCTCAAGACTCCAGCAGGATCCAGTGCAAAACGACCCAAAGAAGGTGTGACAAGAACtttagattttttctttaagccCTTACCTCCTTAA
- the POLH gene encoding DNA polymerase eta isoform X3 yields MRLGKHGDTGRTRAPRTVAAGTRARPTAPWTTTTPGVPHAESGAAPRPAAARPALRRGAVHRVAGRRVGRRAGLATPALRPTPLPAGPGPPCASPPCLGRIIAVSYEARAFGVSRGMWASEARALCPELALARVPQARGKADLTRYREASAEVMQVLSRFAAIERASIDEAYLDLTGSARHRLRELRGRPLPAELLPSTFVQGLPGEAGPDPGGNGTRRDDPGGKEELRQRGLDEWLASLSFDNPDCPDLQLTMGAIIVEEIRVAVEAATGFRCSAGISHNKTLAKLACGLNKPNRQTLVSARFVPQLFSKLPVSSIRNLGGKLGTAITDILGVEYIGELTQFSETELQTHFGDKTGSWLYDLCRGIEEEPVKNRYLPQSIGCSKNFPGKSALATQKAVQHWLLQLALELESRLNKDRSQNHRVARQLMVVIRQQGDTRVSRLCALSRYDAQKMCNDAFTLIQNCNVAGAHQAAWSPPLISVQLSASKFSEPVTLSTGIATFLTGDTQPDGTATTSQNTTSCGRAGVKFFRSPSKEFRQKPASAIESFFQKAAERQLSQAAAANSLPTGATAVPRSPEHRERAAVGLPVGLPSVQCDLESPVKQSPSNASPASPYERLPRERLSSEATQTPSTPPSSRTLLKLQPAMEENEQNLPPSPGLTLLPPASPSDQQRCEKCGQLVLVWEFPEHMDYHFALELQSSFLEPSPTMAPEAAPSAKAVTSRSPAKAKNKLKTPAGSSAKRPKEGVTRTLDFFFKPLPP; encoded by the exons ATGCGCCTTGGGAagcacggggacacggggagaaCGCGGGCGCCGCGCACCGTCGCGGCGGGGACACGCGCACGCCCCACCGCACCCTGGACAACTACGACTCCCGGCGTGCCCCACGCGGAAA GTGGAGCAGCGCCTCGACCCGCAGCTGCGCGGCCGGCCTTGCGCCGTGGTGCAGTACACCGAGTGGCAGGGCGGCGGGTAGGTAGGCGAGCCGGCTTAGCGACCCCGGCTCTTCGTCCCACCCCgctccccgcggggccgggcccgcccTGCGCTTCACCTCCGTGTCTTGGCAGGATCATCGCGGTGAGCTACGAGGCACGCGCGTTTGGGGTGTCCCGCGGAATGTGGGCGTCGGAGGCGCGGGCGCTGTGCCCCGAGCTGGCGCTGGCCCGGGTGCCGCAGGCGCGGGGCAAGGCGGACCTCACACG GTACCGGGAGGCCAGCGCCGAGGTGATGCAGGTGCTGTCGCGATTCGCCGCCATCGAGCGCGCGAGCATCGACGAGGCGTACCTGGACCTGACGGGCAGCGCGCGCCACCGGCTGCGCGAGCTGCGTgggcgccccctgccggccgagctgctccccagcacctTCGTGCAGGGACTGCCCGGAGAGGCCGGCCCCGATCCCGGCGGGAACGGCACGCGCCGAGATGATCCCGGCGGGAAGG AGGAGCTGCGGCAACGTGGTTTGGACGAGTGGCTGGCGTCCCTGTCTTTCGATAACCCTGACTGCCCTGACCTGCAGCTGACCATGGGTGCAATAATTGTGGAAGAAATTAGGGTGGCCGTGGAAGCAGCTACCGGCTTCAGGTGTTCAGCTGGCATCTCGCACAACAAG ACCCTGGCAAAACTGGCCTGTGGGTTGAACAAGCCCAACCGCCAGACACTGGTGTCTGCACGATTTGTGCCGCAGCTCTTCAGCAAACTGCCCGTCAGCAGCAT CCGTAACCTGGGAGGCAAGCTTGGCACTGCTATCACAGACATCCTGGGAGTAGAGTACATCGGGGAGCTGACGCAGTTCAGTGAGACTGAGCTACAGACACATTTTGGAGACAAAACTGG GTCTTGGCTCTATGACTTGTGCAGAGGAATTGAAGAGGAACCTGTAAAAAACCGGTACCTGCCCCAGTCTATTGGCTGCAGCAAGAACTTCCCTGGGAAGTCAGCCCTGGCCACACAGAAGGCG GTGCAGcactggctcctgcagctggccTTGGAGCTGGAGTCCAGACTGAACAAGGACAGGAGCCAG AACCACCGCGTGGCCCGGCAGCTGATGGTGGTGATCCGCCAGCAAGGGGACACCCGGGTGTCACGTCTCTGCGCCCTGTCCCGCTACGACGCACAGAAAATGTGCAACGATGCCTTCACCCTCATCCAAAACTGCAACGTGGCTGGGGCTCACCAGGCAGCATG GTCTCCACCGCTGATTTCAGTGCAACTCTCAGCAAGCAAGTTCTCAGAGCCTGTCACCCTCTCTACAGGCATTGCCACCTTCCTGACAGGTGATACCCAGCCTGatggcactgccaccaccagccaAAACACCACATCTTGTGGGAGGGCTGGGGTCAAGTTCTTTAGGAGCCCAAGCAAAGAGTTTCGGCAGAAGCCAGCTAGTGCTATTGAGTCATTCTtccaaaaggcagcagaacGGCAGCtgtcacaggcagcagcagcaaacagcttgCCCACTGGTgccactgctgtgcccagaTCCCCAGAGCACCGAGAGAGAGCTGCTGTTGGCTTGCCTGTTGGACTTCCCTCTGTGCAGTGTGACCTGGAGTCCCCTGTGAAGCAGAGTCCCAGCAATGCCAGCCCCGCTTCTCCGTACGAGAGGCTTCCCCGGGAGAGGTTGTCATCAGAGGCTACACAAACACCCTCAACTCCACCCAGCTCCAGGACCCTTCTGAAATTACAACCAGCTATGGAGGAAAATGAGCAGAATCTGCCACCCTCTCCTGGGCTcaccctgctgcctcctgcctctccaAGTGACCAGCAGCGCTGTGAGAAGTGTGGCCAACTTGTGCTGGTGTGGGAGTTCCCAGAGCACATGGACTACCACTTTGCTCTGGAGCTGCAAAGCTCTTTCCTGGAGCCCAGCCCTACCATGGCTCCagaagcagctcccagtgcaAAGGCTGTGACTTCCAGATCTCCTGCCAAAGCAAAGAACAAGCTCAAGACTCCAGCAGGATCCAGTGCAAAACGACCCAAAGAAGGTGTGACAAGAACtttagattttttctttaagccCTTACCTCCTTAA
- the POLH gene encoding DNA polymerase eta isoform X1 — MRLGKHGDTGRTRAPRTVAAGTRARPTAPWTTTTPGVPHAESTGAAKRRPKAGLSAPPSGRLFNHSLSRAGASGGGGMSRGRERVVALVDMDCFFMQVEQRLDPQLRGRPCAVVQYTEWQGGGIIAVSYEARAFGVSRGMWASEARALCPELALARVPQARGKADLTRYREASAEVMQVLSRFAAIERASIDEAYLDLTGSARHRLRELRGRPLPAELLPSTFVQGLPGEAGPDPGGNGTRRDDPGGKEELRQRGLDEWLASLSFDNPDCPDLQLTMGAIIVEEIRVAVEAATGFRCSAGISHNKTLAKLACGLNKPNRQTLVSARFVPQLFSKLPVSSIRNLGGKLGTAITDILGVEYIGELTQFSETELQTHFGDKTGSWLYDLCRGIEEEPVKNRYLPQSIGCSKNFPGKSALATQKAVQHWLLQLALELESRLNKDRSQNHRVARQLMVVIRQQGDTRVSRLCALSRYDAQKMCNDAFTLIQNCNVAGAHQAAWSPPLISVQLSASKFSEPVTLSTGIATFLTGDTQPDGTATTSQNTTSCGRAGVKFFRSPSKEFRQKPASAIESFFQKAAERQLSQAAAANSLPTGATAVPRSPEHRERAAVGLPVGLPSVQCDLESPVKQSPSNASPASPYERLPRERLSSEATQTPSTPPSSRTLLKLQPAMEENEQNLPPSPGLTLLPPASPSDQQRCEKCGQLVLVWEFPEHMDYHFALELQSSFLEPSPTMAPEAAPSAKAVTSRSPAKAKNKLKTPAGSSAKRPKEGVTRTLDFFFKPLPP; from the exons ATGCGCCTTGGGAagcacggggacacggggagaaCGCGGGCGCCGCGCACCGTCGCGGCGGGGACACGCGCACGCCCCACCGCACCCTGGACAACTACGACTCCCGGCGTGCCCCACGCGGAAAGTACGGGTGCCGCAAAGCGGCGGCCGAAGGCGGGGCTCTCCGCCCCACCGAGCGGGCGGTTATTCAATCATTCACTCAGTCGGGCGGGAGCCAGTGGCGGCGGCGGGATGTcgcggggccgggagcgcgTGGTGGCCCTGGTAGACATGGACTGCTTCTTCATGCAGGTGGAGCAGCGCCTCGACCCGCAGCTGCGCGGCCGGCCTTGCGCCGTGGTGCAGTACACCGAGTGGCAGGGCGGCGG GATCATCGCGGTGAGCTACGAGGCACGCGCGTTTGGGGTGTCCCGCGGAATGTGGGCGTCGGAGGCGCGGGCGCTGTGCCCCGAGCTGGCGCTGGCCCGGGTGCCGCAGGCGCGGGGCAAGGCGGACCTCACACG GTACCGGGAGGCCAGCGCCGAGGTGATGCAGGTGCTGTCGCGATTCGCCGCCATCGAGCGCGCGAGCATCGACGAGGCGTACCTGGACCTGACGGGCAGCGCGCGCCACCGGCTGCGCGAGCTGCGTgggcgccccctgccggccgagctgctccccagcacctTCGTGCAGGGACTGCCCGGAGAGGCCGGCCCCGATCCCGGCGGGAACGGCACGCGCCGAGATGATCCCGGCGGGAAGG AGGAGCTGCGGCAACGTGGTTTGGACGAGTGGCTGGCGTCCCTGTCTTTCGATAACCCTGACTGCCCTGACCTGCAGCTGACCATGGGTGCAATAATTGTGGAAGAAATTAGGGTGGCCGTGGAAGCAGCTACCGGCTTCAGGTGTTCAGCTGGCATCTCGCACAACAAG ACCCTGGCAAAACTGGCCTGTGGGTTGAACAAGCCCAACCGCCAGACACTGGTGTCTGCACGATTTGTGCCGCAGCTCTTCAGCAAACTGCCCGTCAGCAGCAT CCGTAACCTGGGAGGCAAGCTTGGCACTGCTATCACAGACATCCTGGGAGTAGAGTACATCGGGGAGCTGACGCAGTTCAGTGAGACTGAGCTACAGACACATTTTGGAGACAAAACTGG GTCTTGGCTCTATGACTTGTGCAGAGGAATTGAAGAGGAACCTGTAAAAAACCGGTACCTGCCCCAGTCTATTGGCTGCAGCAAGAACTTCCCTGGGAAGTCAGCCCTGGCCACACAGAAGGCG GTGCAGcactggctcctgcagctggccTTGGAGCTGGAGTCCAGACTGAACAAGGACAGGAGCCAG AACCACCGCGTGGCCCGGCAGCTGATGGTGGTGATCCGCCAGCAAGGGGACACCCGGGTGTCACGTCTCTGCGCCCTGTCCCGCTACGACGCACAGAAAATGTGCAACGATGCCTTCACCCTCATCCAAAACTGCAACGTGGCTGGGGCTCACCAGGCAGCATG GTCTCCACCGCTGATTTCAGTGCAACTCTCAGCAAGCAAGTTCTCAGAGCCTGTCACCCTCTCTACAGGCATTGCCACCTTCCTGACAGGTGATACCCAGCCTGatggcactgccaccaccagccaAAACACCACATCTTGTGGGAGGGCTGGGGTCAAGTTCTTTAGGAGCCCAAGCAAAGAGTTTCGGCAGAAGCCAGCTAGTGCTATTGAGTCATTCTtccaaaaggcagcagaacGGCAGCtgtcacaggcagcagcagcaaacagcttgCCCACTGGTgccactgctgtgcccagaTCCCCAGAGCACCGAGAGAGAGCTGCTGTTGGCTTGCCTGTTGGACTTCCCTCTGTGCAGTGTGACCTGGAGTCCCCTGTGAAGCAGAGTCCCAGCAATGCCAGCCCCGCTTCTCCGTACGAGAGGCTTCCCCGGGAGAGGTTGTCATCAGAGGCTACACAAACACCCTCAACTCCACCCAGCTCCAGGACCCTTCTGAAATTACAACCAGCTATGGAGGAAAATGAGCAGAATCTGCCACCCTCTCCTGGGCTcaccctgctgcctcctgcctctccaAGTGACCAGCAGCGCTGTGAGAAGTGTGGCCAACTTGTGCTGGTGTGGGAGTTCCCAGAGCACATGGACTACCACTTTGCTCTGGAGCTGCAAAGCTCTTTCCTGGAGCCCAGCCCTACCATGGCTCCagaagcagctcccagtgcaAAGGCTGTGACTTCCAGATCTCCTGCCAAAGCAAAGAACAAGCTCAAGACTCCAGCAGGATCCAGTGCAAAACGACCCAAAGAAGGTGTGACAAGAACtttagattttttctttaagccCTTACCTCCTTAA
- the POLH gene encoding DNA polymerase eta isoform X4, with the protein MWASEARALCPELALARVPQARGKADLTRYREASAEVMQVLSRFAAIERASIDEAYLDLTGSARHRLRELRGRPLPAELLPSTFVQGLPGEAGPDPGGNGTRRDDPGGKEELRQRGLDEWLASLSFDNPDCPDLQLTMGAIIVEEIRVAVEAATGFRCSAGISHNKTLAKLACGLNKPNRQTLVSARFVPQLFSKLPVSSIRNLGGKLGTAITDILGVEYIGELTQFSETELQTHFGDKTGSWLYDLCRGIEEEPVKNRYLPQSIGCSKNFPGKSALATQKAVQHWLLQLALELESRLNKDRSQNHRVARQLMVVIRQQGDTRVSRLCALSRYDAQKMCNDAFTLIQNCNVAGAHQAAWSPPLISVQLSASKFSEPVTLSTGIATFLTGDTQPDGTATTSQNTTSCGRAGVKFFRSPSKEFRQKPASAIESFFQKAAERQLSQAAAANSLPTGATAVPRSPEHRERAAVGLPVGLPSVQCDLESPVKQSPSNASPASPYERLPRERLSSEATQTPSTPPSSRTLLKLQPAMEENEQNLPPSPGLTLLPPASPSDQQRCEKCGQLVLVWEFPEHMDYHFALELQSSFLEPSPTMAPEAAPSAKAVTSRSPAKAKNKLKTPAGSSAKRPKEGVTRTLDFFFKPLPP; encoded by the exons ATGTGGGCGTCGGAGGCGCGGGCGCTGTGCCCCGAGCTGGCGCTGGCCCGGGTGCCGCAGGCGCGGGGCAAGGCGGACCTCACACG GTACCGGGAGGCCAGCGCCGAGGTGATGCAGGTGCTGTCGCGATTCGCCGCCATCGAGCGCGCGAGCATCGACGAGGCGTACCTGGACCTGACGGGCAGCGCGCGCCACCGGCTGCGCGAGCTGCGTgggcgccccctgccggccgagctgctccccagcacctTCGTGCAGGGACTGCCCGGAGAGGCCGGCCCCGATCCCGGCGGGAACGGCACGCGCCGAGATGATCCCGGCGGGAAGG AGGAGCTGCGGCAACGTGGTTTGGACGAGTGGCTGGCGTCCCTGTCTTTCGATAACCCTGACTGCCCTGACCTGCAGCTGACCATGGGTGCAATAATTGTGGAAGAAATTAGGGTGGCCGTGGAAGCAGCTACCGGCTTCAGGTGTTCAGCTGGCATCTCGCACAACAAG ACCCTGGCAAAACTGGCCTGTGGGTTGAACAAGCCCAACCGCCAGACACTGGTGTCTGCACGATTTGTGCCGCAGCTCTTCAGCAAACTGCCCGTCAGCAGCAT CCGTAACCTGGGAGGCAAGCTTGGCACTGCTATCACAGACATCCTGGGAGTAGAGTACATCGGGGAGCTGACGCAGTTCAGTGAGACTGAGCTACAGACACATTTTGGAGACAAAACTGG GTCTTGGCTCTATGACTTGTGCAGAGGAATTGAAGAGGAACCTGTAAAAAACCGGTACCTGCCCCAGTCTATTGGCTGCAGCAAGAACTTCCCTGGGAAGTCAGCCCTGGCCACACAGAAGGCG GTGCAGcactggctcctgcagctggccTTGGAGCTGGAGTCCAGACTGAACAAGGACAGGAGCCAG AACCACCGCGTGGCCCGGCAGCTGATGGTGGTGATCCGCCAGCAAGGGGACACCCGGGTGTCACGTCTCTGCGCCCTGTCCCGCTACGACGCACAGAAAATGTGCAACGATGCCTTCACCCTCATCCAAAACTGCAACGTGGCTGGGGCTCACCAGGCAGCATG GTCTCCACCGCTGATTTCAGTGCAACTCTCAGCAAGCAAGTTCTCAGAGCCTGTCACCCTCTCTACAGGCATTGCCACCTTCCTGACAGGTGATACCCAGCCTGatggcactgccaccaccagccaAAACACCACATCTTGTGGGAGGGCTGGGGTCAAGTTCTTTAGGAGCCCAAGCAAAGAGTTTCGGCAGAAGCCAGCTAGTGCTATTGAGTCATTCTtccaaaaggcagcagaacGGCAGCtgtcacaggcagcagcagcaaacagcttgCCCACTGGTgccactgctgtgcccagaTCCCCAGAGCACCGAGAGAGAGCTGCTGTTGGCTTGCCTGTTGGACTTCCCTCTGTGCAGTGTGACCTGGAGTCCCCTGTGAAGCAGAGTCCCAGCAATGCCAGCCCCGCTTCTCCGTACGAGAGGCTTCCCCGGGAGAGGTTGTCATCAGAGGCTACACAAACACCCTCAACTCCACCCAGCTCCAGGACCCTTCTGAAATTACAACCAGCTATGGAGGAAAATGAGCAGAATCTGCCACCCTCTCCTGGGCTcaccctgctgcctcctgcctctccaAGTGACCAGCAGCGCTGTGAGAAGTGTGGCCAACTTGTGCTGGTGTGGGAGTTCCCAGAGCACATGGACTACCACTTTGCTCTGGAGCTGCAAAGCTCTTTCCTGGAGCCCAGCCCTACCATGGCTCCagaagcagctcccagtgcaAAGGCTGTGACTTCCAGATCTCCTGCCAAAGCAAAGAACAAGCTCAAGACTCCAGCAGGATCCAGTGCAAAACGACCCAAAGAAGGTGTGACAAGAACtttagattttttctttaagccCTTACCTCCTTAA